One Halarcobacter ebronensis genomic window carries:
- a CDS encoding transglutaminase-like cysteine peptidase, with protein MKKIILVSFFIILLPLSIIIANKTYNISEEKLEQIALKYGQKARKRVELWDSVIEGAKNKDILHKLKEVNDFWNKVQYKRDMVVWKKNDYWAAPFEFLSVGAGDCEDYAIAKYFSLRKLGVPDEKLRITYVKLIKAGTKYEEAHMVLTYYHSPESTPIVLDNVDRKLKLATKRKDLRPIYSFNANGLWQAKNKGQTSVRVGENNLRNWKSMMSRI; from the coding sequence ATGAAAAAAATCATTCTTGTATCTTTTTTCATTATTTTGCTTCCCCTGTCTATAATAATTGCAAATAAAACTTACAATATTTCAGAAGAGAAACTAGAACAAATCGCACTTAAATATGGCCAAAAAGCCAGAAAAAGAGTTGAGCTTTGGGATAGTGTAATTGAAGGTGCAAAAAATAAAGATATACTTCATAAACTAAAAGAGGTCAATGACTTTTGGAATAAAGTTCAATATAAAAGAGATATGGTAGTTTGGAAAAAAAACGACTACTGGGCTGCACCTTTTGAGTTTTTAAGTGTTGGCGCTGGAGACTGTGAAGATTATGCAATTGCAAAATATTTTAGTCTTAGAAAACTTGGTGTACCTGATGAAAAACTTAGAATTACTTATGTTAAGCTAATCAAAGCAGGTACAAAATATGAAGAAGCACATATGGTTTTAACTTATTACCATAGTCCAGAGTCAACACCTATTGTACTTGATAATGTAGATAGAAAACTAAAACTTGCAACAAAAAGAAAAGATTTAAGACCAATTTACAGTTTTAATGCAAATGGACTTTGGCAAGCAAAAAATAAGGGACAGACATCAGTTAGAGTTGGAGAGAACAACCTTAGAAACTGGAAATCAATGATGAGTAGAATTTAA
- a CDS encoding EAL domain-containing protein, producing the protein MSLSKQLYLIIAFIFFIIFSGNFLISVKNMKEYLELEATTKAQDTATSIGMSLRPLIKDKHDSEIESIIKAISNSGFYKEIRLEDADFTISSNDLMKASTDLDDLNWNIKKVSLDPKFGRVEKIESDEVLNEQLLKLENDKEDIGLVESDNSQRFRYIPSETYKKGGVITFDFTATKGENKRIDTFANISLDKILIKENREVKFDYVPEWFIKLIPITLEEKFSEISNGWNTSAIIYVSPNPGEAYAKLFEQARNSIIYAVIAFILSMLLLLVFVQFLLRPLKTIEKLAKNIAKGQFGVIDPLPWTIEIKNVSIAMNDMSRKIEAMINKLTNNLANLSKKLSEDDLTGLSLKQTLETDIKQMFIKKENGYVFDIKIDNLFGYVKTHTNDEVDEYIRSFASILKKSGKESKAYRIFGSEFLLIAKNCDYEKAKKLASKLKMDFDLLGESLNLKEVAHIGGTPFNELGTINEMRHSANEAYEKAKLIGPNEFFVNDKSSLSRDMNTWRDLIIDIIEHKQFDIDFINDTYSLEDSEKLIMQEAFTNVKDKEGNPIAIGSFVSIAEKYEKIVDFDKAVIAKIIHFIQINNVSHDICINLSLDSINDSDFIKWLEVEIQKNATIASKLIFSLSAYSVAKDTEKVKEFCNFIHSCNSKVIIKRFESKFISTEDLKEFNLDYIRLARDYTDEIHKEKSKIDFVESINELANLLNIKVCAEGVKSDKDYETIKELKLFASS; encoded by the coding sequence ATGTCTTTATCAAAACAGCTGTATTTAATTATTGCTTTTATATTTTTTATAATATTTAGCGGTAATTTTTTAATTAGTGTAAAAAATATGAAAGAGTATTTGGAGCTTGAAGCAACAACAAAAGCTCAAGATACTGCTACTTCTATTGGAATGAGTTTAAGACCTTTAATAAAAGATAAACATGACTCAGAAATAGAGTCTATTATAAAAGCTATCTCAAATAGCGGTTTTTATAAAGAGATTAGACTTGAAGATGCAGATTTTACAATTTCAAGTAATGACTTGATGAAAGCTTCAACTGATTTGGATGACCTAAATTGGAATATAAAAAAAGTATCCCTTGATCCAAAATTTGGTCGTGTTGAAAAAATAGAATCGGATGAAGTTTTAAATGAACAGCTTTTAAAACTTGAAAATGATAAAGAAGATATTGGTTTAGTTGAGAGTGACAATAGCCAAAGATTTAGATATATTCCAAGTGAAACCTATAAAAAAGGTGGTGTTATAACTTTTGATTTCACTGCTACAAAGGGTGAAAATAAAAGAATCGATACCTTTGCAAATATCTCCCTTGATAAAATTTTGATAAAAGAGAATAGAGAAGTTAAGTTTGACTATGTTCCTGAGTGGTTTATTAAATTAATACCTATTACCCTTGAAGAGAAGTTTAGTGAAATTTCAAATGGCTGGAATACCTCAGCTATTATCTATGTAAGTCCAAACCCTGGGGAAGCTTATGCAAAACTTTTTGAACAAGCAAGAAACTCTATAATCTATGCAGTAATTGCTTTTATACTCTCAATGCTACTTCTTTTGGTTTTTGTACAATTCCTTCTTAGACCTCTTAAAACAATTGAAAAACTTGCAAAAAATATTGCAAAAGGACAGTTTGGAGTTATTGATCCCCTACCTTGGACAATTGAAATAAAAAATGTCTCAATTGCAATGAATGATATGTCAAGAAAAATAGAAGCAATGATAAATAAACTTACAAATAATCTTGCAAATCTATCTAAAAAACTCTCAGAAGATGACTTAACAGGACTTAGCCTAAAGCAGACTTTAGAGACTGATATAAAACAGATGTTTATAAAAAAAGAGAATGGTTATGTTTTTGATATAAAAATAGATAATCTCTTTGGGTATGTAAAAACACACACGAATGATGAAGTTGATGAGTATATTAGAAGTTTTGCCTCAATTTTAAAAAAATCAGGAAAAGAGTCTAAAGCATATAGAATATTTGGTTCTGAGTTTTTACTTATTGCCAAAAATTGTGATTATGAAAAGGCAAAAAAACTTGCTTCAAAACTAAAAATGGATTTTGATTTATTGGGAGAATCTCTAAATCTAAAAGAGGTTGCACATATAGGTGGAACTCCTTTTAATGAGCTTGGAACAATAAATGAGATGAGACATTCAGCAAATGAAGCGTATGAAAAAGCCAAACTAATTGGTCCAAATGAATTTTTTGTAAATGATAAAAGTAGCCTTTCAAGAGATATGAATACTTGGAGAGATTTAATCATTGATATTATTGAACATAAACAGTTTGATATAGATTTTATCAATGATACTTACAGTTTAGAAGATAGTGAAAAACTAATTATGCAAGAAGCCTTTACAAACGTAAAAGATAAAGAGGGAAATCCAATTGCAATTGGTTCATTTGTCTCAATAGCAGAAAAATATGAGAAAATAGTTGATTTTGATAAGGCAGTTATTGCAAAAATTATTCATTTTATACAAATCAATAATGTAAGCCATGATATTTGCATAAACCTATCTTTGGACTCAATAAATGATAGTGATTTTATCAAATGGTTAGAGGTTGAAATTCAAAAAAATGCTACTATTGCATCTAAACTTATATTCTCACTTTCTGCTTATAGTGTGGCAAAAGATACAGAAAAAGTAAAAGAGTTCTGCAACTTTATTCATAGTTGTAACTCAAAAGTTATTATAAAAAGATTTGAGAGCAAATTTATCTCAACTGAGGATTTAAAAGAGTTTAACCTAGATTATATAAGACTTGCAAGGGATTACACTGATGAGATTCATAAAGAGAAATCAAAAATAGATTTTGTTGAGTCAATTAATGAACTTGCAAACCTTCTTAATATCAAAGTTTGTGCAGAGGGCGTAAAATCTGATAAAGATTATGAGACAATCAAAGAGCTTAAGCTTTTTGCTTCAAGTTAA
- a CDS encoding diguanylate cyclase domain-containing protein, with protein MQLKQFNILIKLLFPMIIGLFLISIISIGSDFFNLERSIKSEAKSYFHNTSITIDYILEKNIDLMKTLTFQITKNKTIMKEFENNNKEGLFKSLSVLFEHYHINHNITHFYLHKKDQYKYLSIHNTNKYKHLTTKVTLDEAINSSKTVSGIEFDMRHHLTLRVVSPVIKDGKVLFYIELGKKIEKIIKEYTKDSNAYIIFTINKKHITQKDFIKWLDKNDKERSFDALENYYILDSSIPKIDRALEEDLNNHLNFNSQFVENEGKKYIIHSQSFLDTNKKELGKLFILKDITNQYKTLYSSILDTTIITFIIFLITIWYYFRHIKKTESELNHAYKYVQQLSAKDGLTKLYNKQYYIDNVLKLIQNFSRFNSYVSFILIDVDNFKKYNDNYGHLKGDDILIQVSKIIKDIFKRDTEYCFRVGGEEFLIVSASKDEENGKEMAEILCKKIQDKNLEHKFNENFDVITVSIGLVTKYISHNIKIDVLYDNADKALYQSKQNGRNKVTVFK; from the coding sequence TTGCAGTTAAAACAGTTTAATATCTTAATAAAACTATTGTTTCCTATGATTATAGGTTTATTTCTTATCTCTATTATTTCTATTGGTTCAGATTTTTTCAATCTGGAAAGAAGTATAAAATCTGAAGCAAAAAGCTATTTTCACAATACTTCAATTACAATTGATTATATATTAGAAAAAAATATTGATTTGATGAAAACTCTTACTTTTCAAATAACAAAAAATAAGACAATAATGAAAGAATTTGAAAATAATAATAAAGAAGGACTTTTTAAATCTTTATCCGTTTTATTTGAACACTATCATATAAATCATAATATAACTCATTTCTATTTACATAAAAAAGATCAATATAAATATTTATCAATACATAATACAAATAAATATAAACATTTAACTACAAAAGTTACTTTAGATGAAGCAATAAATTCATCAAAAACAGTTAGTGGTATTGAATTTGATATGAGACATCATTTGACTCTTAGAGTTGTTTCTCCTGTCATAAAAGATGGGAAAGTTTTATTTTATATTGAATTAGGTAAAAAAATAGAAAAAATAATAAAAGAATATACTAAAGATTCGAATGCATATATTATTTTTACAATAAATAAAAAACATATAACACAAAAAGATTTTATTAAATGGTTAGACAAAAACGACAAAGAAAGGTCTTTTGATGCTTTAGAAAACTATTACATATTAGATTCAAGTATTCCAAAAATTGATAGAGCATTAGAAGAGGATTTAAATAATCATTTAAACTTTAATAGTCAGTTTGTAGAAAATGAGGGTAAAAAATATATAATTCATAGTCAAAGTTTTTTGGATACTAATAAAAAAGAGTTAGGGAAGCTTTTTATTTTAAAAGATATAACAAATCAATATAAAACTTTATACAGTTCAATTTTAGATACAACAATTATAACTTTTATTATATTTCTTATAACCATCTGGTATTATTTTAGACATATAAAAAAGACAGAAAGTGAATTAAATCATGCATATAAATATGTTCAACAATTATCTGCAAAAGATGGTCTTACAAAGCTTTATAATAAACAATACTATATAGATAATGTCTTAAAACTAATTCAAAATTTTTCAAGATTTAATTCCTATGTGAGTTTTATTTTAATAGATGTTGATAATTTTAAGAAGTATAATGACAATTATGGACATTTAAAAGGAGATGATATCCTTATTCAAGTTTCTAAAATTATAAAAGATATTTTTAAAAGGGATACAGAATATTGTTTTAGAGTTGGTGGAGAAGAATTTTTGATTGTTAGTGCAAGTAAAGACGAAGAAAATGGCAAAGAGATGGCAGAGATTTTGTGCAAAAAAATACAAGATAAAAACTTAGAGCATAAATTTAATGAAAATTTTGATGTAATTACAGTCTCAATAGGATTAGTAACAAAATATATTTCCCATAATATTAAAATAGATGTGTTATATGATAATGCTGATAAAGCTTTATATCAATCTAAACAAAATGGAAGAAATAAAGTAACAGTTTTTAAATAA